In the Vogesella sp. XCS3 genome, CGTGTCCAGAACAATGCCCATATCTTTCTGATGCAGCTTGGCCTTGAAGCCGGGGGCGTAGTTGTCGTCGATCATGCGCTGGCCGTGCACGTCCAGCACCTTGCTGCCGGCAAAACCGCCCAGCAGCGCCTGGCGTACCGGCGCCGGGTCCACACCGCAGGCCTGTGCCAGCTTCATCACCTCGGCGACTGCCGCAATACCGACCCCTACCGCAATCTGGTTGCATGCCTTGGCTACCTGGCCGGCGCCGCTCGCGCCGATATGGGTAATGGTCTTGCCCATGGCGGCCAGCACCGGACGTACCTTATCCAGTGCAGCCGCATCGCCGCCCACCATGATGGTGAGGGTACCGTTGATAGCGCCGACTTCACCACCGGACACCGGGCAATCCAGAAAGCTGATACCGCGGGTAGCAAGGTTGGCCGCGATGTCACGAGCACCGATGGGCGAGATGGTACTCATGTCGATACACACCAGCCCCGGGCGGGCTGCGCTGGCCACACCATCGTCACCCAGTAGTAGCGCGGCGACGTCGGCGGTATCGGACACATTGGTGATCAACACGTCCACCTTTGCGGCCAACTCGGCCACGCTGGGCACCCAGTGGGCACCATCGTCAATCAGGCTGGCGGCGGTTTCCGGACGGCGTGCCCATACTGCCACCTCAAAGCCGGCGCGCAGAAGGTTGCTGACGCAGGGGCGTCCCATGATGCCCAGACCGATATATCCCACTTTCATTGTTTGGCTCCGTTATCTGCCGCGACGGCAACAGGGGGGGGCCGGCGCATGGCCAGCCATTGTGCAAAGTCGAGTTTTTCGCCCTTGGCGTGCTGTTCCAGGAAATAGACAAAAGCCAATACCTCGGCCACGGCGCGGTAAAGCTCGGGCGGGATATGGCTGTCCAGGTCCACCTGCATCAGCAGGTTGACCAGCTCGGGGGAGTCGTGCACGAACACGCCCGCGTCTTTGGCGTGCTCGATGATGCGCTCGGCCGTCTGGCCGTAGCCTTTGGCTACGACAGTTGGCGCACTGGCGCCATCCTTGTACTTGAGCGCTACCGCGGAGCGGCGGCCATCAGCCCGTACTGGCTTCATGTCTTACCTGCAAGCTGGCCAGTGCCAGACCGGCGGCTTCCATCGAGCCGGCCAGCTGCTGACGGTATTGTTCTATCAGGGTGGCGGCTTCGGGGTTATCGGTATCAAAGGTGAGCTGCACCTGGTTACCTACCAGACGCAAGCGTGCGGCCAGGCCGCCCAATGCCGGCAAACTCATGGCCAGGTTGGTATGCCATGCGCGCATCTCTTGCTGGCCGTTACCCTCGCGCTCACCGCCCTGCTCGGGCTGGATCTGCCATTGTACCAGCTGGCCGGGCCACGCTTGGCCGGTGTACATGAACTGGTGCTGCTCCAGGGTATCAAGCTGGCGCTGTACCAAGTGGCCCGCTTCAGGCGTTACGACGTGCTTGGCGGCACTCGCGTCGGCAGTCGTCAGGGGCGTTGCCAGCCGCGCCTGCGGCTCTTGCTTGAGCTCATCCAGCGACAGGCGGCCATCGACCCAGGCTTTCTGATGGGCTTCGTAGAATACCCCACTCTTTTCAACCGTGGCCTTGAGGTGGGTTTCGTGCGCGGGTGCCGGCTGTGCCGGGTCGGGCAGCAAAGCCGCCTGGGTGGCATGGGCACGTAACGCAGCAGGCATAGCGGCCAACCCTGCGGCCAGGCGGTTGGCAATGACATCCGACAGCGGCTTTCCTTCCAACTGCGCGGCAGCAGGCAAGGCATTGGCCAGTGAGGCAGAGGCCGCCGTTGCGGTAGACCCCTGCACGGTATTGCCTGATGCCAACAGGCTGCTCAGATAGCGCGAAGCGGTGCTAAACGATACAGGGGCTGATTTGTCGCTGGCAGCGGCTTGCGACAGATTGACTTGGGTAAAACTGAGTACCGGCTCAGTAGCACGCACGCGCAACATTAAAGGGTCGGCGCGCAGTGCCTGGCCATCTCCGGGTGCTTTCAGGGTAAACGCTGCATTTTTTACCAGAACGGCAGCACTACCATCAGGTAGACGTTCTGCCACTCTGGCCATCACCCATTCGCCAGACTGGAAAGCCGGTAGCTTGCCCTGTGGCTGGGTAAGAGTTTCCAGCTCGACCCCCTCGCTGCCTGCGGCCAACTGCAGGGCTTGGGCCAGGGCCTGCGACTGCTTGGTGCTTGGCGTATCCGCAGGCGAAGGCGCGGGTTTGAGATCGTCGGCATCCAGCAGCAGGAAGGCCAGCGGCTGGGTAGTAGCCACCCGCAACCGCAGGTCTTCGCCTTGCAGCGTGGCTCCCTGCGGCACATTCAGCAAAAATGGTTCGCCCTTTATCTGGGCCGCGATACGGCCATCAGGCAGACGCTCGCTGATCTTGGCCAGAATGGTTTCGCCACCTTGCAGTACCGGCATGCGCGCCGGGGTACTACTGGCTTCCAGCAGTAAACGCCCCTGCTCTCGGCTAAGCTTGATGGCCTGTGCTGCGCTAAGGGGGTTGCCGGCCAGCTCGGATGTACCTGTCTGCAGACCGGGCAAACCCTGGGAGAGTGGGGAGATCATGCAGTAGGACTATTGCGGTACAAGGAAAGGATCAACTCGGCCTCGCTGCGCGAGATACCGCAGCGTTCGGCCACATCCGCAGTAGAGAAGCCACGCTTGAACAGCTCGATAGCCTGGTTATAGGGGCTGGCGCCCTCAGTAGTGGCGAGTGGCTGCTGGCGAGGCTGCGGTCTGACAGGGGGAGGGACTACGGTAGCGTCGGTGCGTGGTGCCGGAGGTATCTCCTGCACCGTGCGCTGCAAGGCACTGATTTGTCGCTGCAAGTGGTCAAAGGTACTGGCTTCAACCCTGCGCTCGGACTCCATCATGTCAATACGACGCCAGAGCCAGAACACAATGCCGGACTGCAGCACGACAATCAAAAATAATAGCCAATCGGTGGTATTCATCACAGGCTCCGGGGTCTGAGCAGCCAAAACAGCAGCTGAAGCCTAGCGGTATACGGTAGATATCTTCTGCTGCTGGCGTAAACTCTGCAGCATCTCGGAAAGCTCGTGATGACGGCTGGCAACCAGCGTTTCCATCTGTTGATTTTGCTGCAAGGTTTCTATCAATATGGCACGTGTTTGCTCATCCAGCGCGTCGACTTGCAAGCTTTCGCGAAGGCGGGCAAAGCATGGGTCGCGCTGCTCATCCAGCAACAGCCAAGCCTCCCAGTCTTCGCACTGCGCGACAGCCAGCATCTGGGCGGTGAGCTCGGAATAACGCGACAATATTGCAATATCCCAACCAGCCATCTCAAACCTGCCCAACCCGCTGTCCAGCCCCCTGCATCTTGTCCAGCTGTTTCCAGGCTCCGAGCAGGTCTTCGAGCAGCAAAATCACCTCACCCAGTATTTCAGCGTCATTCTTCATGTTTGCCACACCAAGACGGTGCTTCATGTAGAGGTATAACTCCCGTAGGTTGGCAGTCACCTCACCACCTTTTTCAAGGTTAAGCACCGTATCCAGGCCATTGATAATGTCCAGGCCCTTACCGATGAGTTTGCCTTTTGCAATGTAGTTGTTAAGTGCAATCTCGCCCTGCGCCTTGCGTAGAGCCGAGATAGCGCCTTCGTACAACATTACGATCAAACCGACAGGGCTAGCGCCATATACCGAGGCCTCAAGAGCATCGGATTGGTACGCTTTGTTCAATTGCTGCAATGCCAGTCGATTCATTTATTATCACCCTGCCGCATTTTATTAAAATCAACCAAGCATTGATGCCATATAGCTACTTTGGTTCTTCATTTTGGCCAACGCAGCATCCAGTGCCGAGAATTGCGTCATATAACGCTTCTGCATCATGTCCAAACGCGCCTGGATCTGGTCCTGCTTCTGCTTTTCGTACGTGACTTGCTGATTCAGGCTATCGGTACGTACCTGTACCATGCCTTCGGGGCCCAGCATTTTGTTGAGTTTGTCGTTCAGACGGTCAGCGTACCCATCGGCATTGCTGTTACTGAACAGCTTGTACACTGCCGTTGAGTCTTTATTCAGTGCCTTCTTGAACGCTTCACTATCCAACTTTAGGCTACCGTCTTTCTGCAATGCAATACCAGCCTGTGACAAATAACCCAAACCAGACTCAAGCGATACGCCGGCAAGGCCTACTGTCATTTCAGCGGTCAGGTCCTGCATGATCATGCGAGCACCGCTATCTAGCCTTACCGCCGTCCCTATCACCTTGCCGTCAGCATCGGTAACCTGGCTGCTGCTCTGCTTATACATACTATCGATCTGGCTTTTGATTTTATTGAAGCCATCAACAAACGCCTGCACATTCTTGATAACAGCGTCGTCATCACGCGTTACGGTGACGGTAGCGGTCCCAGTCTTGTACAGGTTTAACTCCAGACCGGTCAATGCCTCAGTAACCTTGTTGGAAGATGCCGTAATGGCTACCCCGTTTACCGTGAACTGCGCGTCGCTAGGTGCTGCGGTGCGTTTGGCCAGGTTGGACGCTGCCGTACTAGTACGGTCAAAATCCAAAAATCCCAAACCCAGTGCCGCGCCGCCCGTCAACGAGAATGCACCATCATTACCCGCTTTTTTGCTACTCAGTGCGAGCTTGTAACCATCAGTCCCACTATTGACAACGGAAGCGGAGACATCTCCTCCTTTGGCATTAATGGCGTCACTGATCGACTGCAGCGACGCATTGGCGCCGATCGTCACGCTCAATGTAGTGCCAGATCCGAAAGCAATGCTCAGATCACCTCCAGTAGCATTACCCAGACTTTGAGTATTGGAAGTGATCTTACCTGTGCTGCCGTCATAACTGCTTAGCGCCAATGTCTGAGCGGCCGCCAGCGACGTAACATTTACCACATAGGTGCCAGAAGCCGCAGTTGAACCTGCACTGGCTTTGACCGCACTTGCATCACTGCTGTCGGTCTTGTTGGCATTCAATGCCGAACCGGAAATCAAGCCTCGCAGAGATGTCTGAAAATCCGACAAGGTCGATTTCAGCTTACCTAATGACGAGACCTGATTGTTATAAGTATTGATCCGATTCTTGCTGGATGTCATCGGAGCCTGCTCCAGCGACATCAACTGGGATACCAGTCCCTGCACATCGAAGTTACTGCCGGCGGTGGTGATTGCGGCCATGATCTACTCCAGAGGCTAAGCCTCGTCGTGCAGCAGGATACTGCGAAAATCCTCGATGGCCTTCGCAATACGGATGACTTCAGGCGAAGGAATCTGCCTAATCACTTCCTTGCTGCTTTTGTCAACTACCTTGACGATCTGCATCTGGGTATCGTCGTCTACCGTGAACTGCAGATCACCCTTGTAAAGCTTTACCGTGTCATTCAGCTTTTTGACGGCATCTGCCAGGTCTGACTGGCTGAATACCTGCTGATCAGCCTTACTTTTGGCCTGCTCTTTTGCTTCGGTCTCTTTAACGCCACTTACTGCCTTTAAAGTCTCAGGTTTGATGGTACCCGCAGCCTCTCCGTCTTTGGAGAGCTGTTGCGGCAACTCTACCTGTTGCTTGGCAGTCAGGCCCAAAGGTTGAAAGCCCCCCGTTACTGATCCGATTTGCATGATAAATACCTCATAAAAAAGGACTCCCCCCTACAGCATAATTCAGACCATAGGAGGGAAACCACTTTTCTCACCTTAACGTAGCAAGGACAGCGCAGCCTGCGGCACGGTGTTGGCCTGACCCAGAATGGCAGTACCAGCCTGTTGCAGGATCTGATTACGAGTCAACGAGGCAGTTTCAGAGGCAAAGTCGGTGTCCATGATACGGCTCTTCGATGCACTAAGGTTCTCCACGTAAGCCTGGGTGTTGGCAATCACAGCCTCGAAACGGTTCTGGATGGAACCGAAAGTGGCACGCGTATTGGTCACGGTACGGATGGCCGCATCCATAGAAGCAATCGCAGCCGATGCAGAACCGGAGGACGATACGTTCACCGTACCGGTAGCGGTCAGCGAGCCACTATACGCAGAGATACCAGACAGTTCGACACCACTAGTGGTCACCTGGTTATCTGTAGAGCCAGAGGAGCCTACCTGGAAGGTCAGACCGGAGCCACCTGTGAGCAGTTTGGTTCCGTTAAAGTTCGTGGTTTGAACGATACGCGATACTTCCTGAGTCAGTTGGTCTACCTCTTTCTGCAGCTGCGAACGGTTGTCATCCGAGATGGAGCCGTTAGCCGCCTGCACTGATATTTCACGGATACGCTGCAGGTTGTTTCCTACTTGGCCCAAGGCACTTTCAGCTGTCTGGGCTACCGAAATACCATCGTAGGCGTTTCGAATACCCTGGGAATTACCCCGGATCTGCGAAGAGAGACCTTCAGAGACCGCCAGACCAGCGGCGTCATCCTTGGCAGAGTTTACGCGTAAGCCGGAGGACAGCTTTTGCAGGGAAGAAGCCAGTGCCGAGTTGGACTGGTTCAGGTTGCGCTGCGCATTGAGCGAGGCAATGTTACTATTTACGATGATAGGCATTTTAAACTCCGTTATTATGGCGACTTGGCTCGGAAGCGAACTCCCCGGGTTTTGATACCAATCGCTCTAACACTCTATCGTCAGTTCTTTATTGCTCTTGAGGCCTTTTTTTAAATTTCTCAAAAAAACCCAAAAAAAAATCCCTGGCCGTTGAGCCAGGGACAGAGGTACCAAATTAGTTTGTATATCGTTGTTAGCTATCCTTAGCCACGTAGCAGGGAAATGGCTGCCTGTGGTACTTGGTTTGCCTGCCCCAGGATGGACGTACCAGCCTGCTGCAGAATCTGGTTACGGGTCAGCTGTGCGGTTTCAGCGGCGAAGTCGGTATCCATGATACGGCTGCGGGAAGCCGACAAGTTTTCAGTAAACGCCTGCATGTTGGCGATTACTGCTTCAAAACGGTTTTGTACCGAACCGAAGGTGGCACGTGTGTTGGTAACGGTGCGGATCGAAGCATCCATCGACGCGATCGCCGCAGAGGCAGCACCCGACGAACTCACGTTTACAGTACCGGTGGCAGTCAACGAGCCGCTGTAACCTGCAATACCGCTCATCTCTACACCACTTGTGGCCACCTGGTTATCTGCAGAACCAGACGCACCTACCTGGAAGGTCAGGCCGGAACCGCCGGTCAGCAGCTTGGTGCCGTTAAAGTTAGTGGTCTGTACGATGCGGGAGATTTCCTGCGTCAGCTGATCTACTTCTTTTTGCAGCTGGGAACGGTTGTCATCCGAAACACCACCGTTGGCAGCCTGTACTGCTACTTCACGGATACGCTGCAGGTTGTTGCCTACCTGTCCCAGCGCACTTTCAGCGGTCTGTGCTACCGAGATACCGTCGTAGGCGTTACGCACACCCTGGTTGTTACCGCGAATCTGCGAGGTCAGGCCTTCTGCCACGGCCAAGCCAGCGGCATCATCTTTGGCGCTGTTCACGCGCAGACCGGAGGACAGTTTCTGCAACGAGCCAGCCAACGCAGTATTGGACATGTTCAGGTTGCGCTGTGCATTCAGGGATGCGATGTTGCTGTTAACGATAATGGACATTTTGGCACCTCATTGATTCTATTTGGTTTCTGACCATGCACCGTCTGGCTTGATTCTTGCTGGCAGTGCATTAGCTTATGACCATATTTCGGCCCCCCCCTGCAGAACTTTAAATTTTTTTGTGGCAAAACGAAAAAAGGCAGCTAACGCTGCCTTTTTGCCCGGGTGGCCTAGCGGGTAAACGCGGCTAGCCATTCATCCAGATGATCCTCCAGCCAGTAATCACGGTCCACCCAGGCCCTTAACTGCTCGCCCTCGCATACCCTGGCCGCAGGGTCGGCCGCCAGACGGCGAATCTGGGCAATCCAGGCTTTGGCGTCGTCGCCCACCCGTGTCACTGGCGGCTCGCCGGTGCGGTAAGGGTAAACATCGGAACAGATCACCGGCCAGCCCATCACGCCGTATTCCAGCAGCCGCAGATTGCTCTTGGCCTCGTTGAACGGCAGGGTTTCTAGCGGGGCAACCGCGATGTCCAGATTCAGCGCTGCCATTCTGGCTGGATACTGGTCAAAACTCACCGGTTCATGCTTCTCGGCAATGTACTCATCCAGCCCTTGCGGCCACATGCCCATAAAGACCCAGTCCACCTCATGTGCGGTGGCCTTGATCACCTCTTCCAACAGGGCCAGATCGCCCTGATGCTGCTGAGCACCGACCCAGCCCACTCGCGGTTTGCGGCCAACGTTACGCTGCGACGTCACCCCGGACCAGTACTCGCGCGACAGCCGGTTTGGTACCACGCGGATGTCCGCGATCATGTCGGCTGCCATCTCGCGTAATGGCTCGGTGGTCACTACCAGGCGGTCCACCAAGCCCAGCATCTGGCGCAGGCGACGGCGACCGTCGCGGAAATTGGACATGAAGTGCTTATAGAGCGCACTTTTCTCCGGCAGCTGGGTAATCAGGTCGTCCAGCGACATCACCATGAAAATACCCGGCAGATGCTTGCGGTAGGCCTGCAGCAACTCCAGCTGCGGGTCGGTCATGGCGTTCTGCATAACATAGCTGTCTACGCCCAAACGCTGCAGCTCCACTACCGTTACCAGACGCTGGACATCTTTCTGCTGCCGCAGGCAGGCGGTCAGTGCCTTGCCATCGCGGCTGAGCGCACGTAGCGGCTGGTCAACGCGATATTCACCACTGCCTCCGGCAATGCCGTTACCTAGGATACGCGGTAGTTCAGTGAATTCCGACGGCCAGAAGCGCAGCACTTTCTGCTCGATCTCGCATGGCTTACCGGTCAAAGACAGGTTGGGGTTGTAGGCCGGATCGTTGGCCAAGGCCGGCAACCAGCGCTGCAACAGACGCCCTTGCTCCTGCTGGTTCTGCTCGTGCCGGCGCATGGCTTTCAGCACCTGCTCGCCTTCGGCACGGATGCTGATGCTGTGGTGATGTACCAGCGTGGCATACGGCGTCCACAGGGTGTGCCAGCCGGCGTCACGCAGTCGCAGGCAGTAATCGACGTCGTTGTAGAGCACAGCAAAGTCGTGCTCGTCAAAACCGCCAATTGCACGGAACGCCGAAGCCGGCGTCAGCAGGCAGGCCGCCGTCACCGCCGATAAGCGCTGATCGATCTGCAAGCGGCTCATGTAGCCGGCATCCCCTGCCTCGGCCATCCAGCCCAAGTGGGCGGCACTGCCGATACGGTCGGGGCCGCTGCCAAGGAAAATACCGGCATGCTGCACCTTCGCCGTTTCCGGGAACAGCAGCTTGGCGCCTACCGCACCGACACCATCGCGTACGGCGTGCTGCAGCATGCGCTCCAGCCAGTCCGGCTGCACGATCTCGATATCGTTGTTCAGCAGCAGCAGGTAGTCGCCGCGGGCGTTGGCCGCACCCAGGTTGATCTGGGCCGAAAAGTTGAACGGGGCGTCGTAATGCACCACGCGCAAGCGCTCGCCAAAGCGCTGGATGGCCTGGTCGTAAAAGAGCAGCACGTCCGGATCGTCCGACTGGTTGTCCACCACCACCACGTCGAAATGCGGGTAGGCGGTACGCTCGAACAAGGTGTTGATGCACGGCTCGATGAATTCGAAAGCGTTGCGGCTGGGGATGATAATGCTCACCAGCGGCTGTGCCGTCAGCGGGTACACCACACGCAGCGTCTGCTCAGCCAGGCCCAGCTCGACACGGGCCGGCGTCGCGCTGGCTTGCAGCCAGTCTTCTACTGCCAGCTTGCGCATTGCCAGCTTGCCGTCACGGGCAGGCAAGTGCAGCAACAGCTCCGGCAGGTTGGCAATGGCCGCCGCACCGAAATGGGCCGCCAGGTTCAGCAGCAGCTGGTAAACCTCGAAGCCTTCGTACGGCTGCAAGCCGCCCAGGTGCTGCACAGCGTCGGCACGCAGCAGCACGCTGGCACCGATGTAATCGTAAGCCAGCAACATGTCCAGATCGAACGCCGGCTTGAACTGTGGCTGCTCGTAACCACGCATCGCTACGCTGTCGTGGTCGCAGTAAAGCGCCAGGCAGTTCGGGTCCCGGACCACGCGATCTGCGAGGCGCAGCAAGGCATGCGGCTCCAGCTCGGCGCCGCACGGCAGCAGCATGCCCCAATCCATGCCCACCTCGGCCAGCACCGCGTTGAACAGCTTGGCGGTATCGTCAAACTGGTCGACATGATCCACTTGCAGCCAACCCAGTATCTCGCTGTTTTCAAACAGCGGGTCCGGCGCGGCAAAGTCGGCCACCACGATCAGCCGCCACTGTTTGTACAGCTGCAGCTGCAGCGAATCCAACGTCTTGGCCAGCAACGGGCCCTGCGCCTGGCTGGCCAGCACCACCAGCGTGATCTGCGGCTGCTGTGGCCAGGCCATCAGACGGCGGGCGAGCACCTCGGCGTCAGCTTCGGTCAGCGCGTGGCCGGCCAGCCAGCGCATGTGGTCGACGGCGGGCTGGAAGTTGACCTTGGCCTTGCTCGGGTGCTCGGCAGCCAGTACCACCTTGCGCGCCTCGCGGATATCGTGCTCGCCCAGATCGTCGTAGCGGCGGTAGATCTCGGCAAACACCGCCCGCATGCCCCCCCAGCTTTGTACGGTACGCGAGTCGCCGGCGTTGTCCTTGTCTTCGCGGCGGCGTACCTGCACCGTGGCTTCGGCAAAGTGTACGAAGGGGATGAGACGAGACAGGCGGATCAGGAAGTCCCAGTCTTCCAGCGACGGCAGCTTTTCATCGAAATCGCCCGCCTCGGCGACCACCGATCGCGGGTGGGCCAAGCAATTCACCGGAATGTAGTTGCTGACCTGCAGCATGTTGAAGTCGTAACGCTCGCAAGCGATCTGGTGCTGGCTGACCTCGCGGCGGATGCCGCCTTCCAGCCGCTCCATCACAAAGTGCGCATCACCGAACACCAGCGCCCCCGGGTGCTTGCCGATTTCCTCGTGCAAGCGCGCCAGGTGCTGCGGGTACATCAGGTCGTCGTCGTCGATGTACACGATGTACTGGCCGCGGGCTATACGCAGCGCGAGGTTACGGGCAGACCCGACGCCGCCATTCGGCTTGCGCACGTAGGTGTAAGCCGGCAGCGCATCGGCCACGATGCCCAGCAAGGCCTCCTGCGGTTCGCCACCATCGTTGACGTAGATGAGCTCGAAATCCCGAAATGTCTGCGCTGTAATACTCTGCAGCGTATTCACCGCCAATCCCGGCCGGTTATAGGCGGTACAAATAATGGTAAAGAATGGGCCATCAGCCAAGTGGGGGATCGTTGGCAACAGCGGCTTGGCAACAAGTTCCGGCGCCAGTACTTCTGCGGCAAGGTTGGCCGCATGCATTACGGCGGCTTGCGCCAGTGACTCAGCCGGCACAGTCATCAATTGCTCGCACTGCGCCAGCACCTCGTTCGCTACCTGTGCGGCCAACGGCAGGCGGCCGCTGAACTCGGGTAGCGCCAATTGCTTGAAGAACTCTAGCTTGCCCTGGTACAGGCGGAAAATGCCTTCTAGGTCGGGCAGCAGGCGCGGCAGGTTGGCCGGCGTCAGATAGCGCTTCAGCAGCAGCGAGTGCTCGAAAAACGCCAGACCGGAGCGGGCGTAGCGGTCGCTGGACGAGGCCTGGCTGGCGTGTACACGGAAGACGGAAATATTGGTATTGAGGAAAGCACTCGGCACGCCCGCACACGCCAGTGACAGTGACTTATCCCAGTCTGTGGCACGGAAAAATCTTTCTTCAGGAAAAACCGACAATGACGTATCGAAGAACGGGGACCCGTCCAGAATGCTACGACGAAACAGTGTCGCACAAATGTTGATGTAGCAATCAAAACGAAGTAATGCCGGAAACTCGTCGCGACTGGCAGCATAATCGTACGCCAACCAACCTGGGTGCTCTAGCTGATGACGCTGGCCATTTTCATCCTGTAGCGTGTAGCGGCCAAAAACGTAGCCGCACTCTGGGTGTACCTCTAGCATAGCTAGCAACTTGCCCAATGCACCTGGCTCGATGAAGTCATCCGCGCCCAGTAACATGACATATTCGCCCTGCGCCAATGCTATGCCCTGATTGATATTGGGCGTGGCACCCAAGTTGTGTGTGTTCAGCACGTACCGCACACGTGGGTCGCGGCTGACATAGTCGGCTACCACCTCGGCAGTATTGTCGATAGAGCAGTCATCGCAGATGATCAATTCGAAATCATCGATATCTTGTCGCAATACACTGTCAATGGCTTCGGGGAGATAGTGCGCGTAGTTGTACGCAGGGATGACAATGGAAATCATGTTTAACCCGGTAAGTAGCCAAGCTCACTCGTAGCAAGGGCTTGCCGCTGGCAAGCCCTTGCTACCCGTCTAGATAAAGTTGATGTGTTCCGGCGGGTTTTTCAGGTCCC is a window encoding:
- the fliD gene encoding flagellar filament capping protein FliD, which codes for MAAITTAGSNFDVQGLVSQLMSLEQAPMTSSKNRINTYNNQVSSLGKLKSTLSDFQTSLRGLISGSALNANKTDSSDASAVKASAGSTAASGTYVVNVTSLAAAQTLALSSYDGSTGKITSNTQSLGNATGGDLSIAFGSGTTLSVTIGANASLQSISDAINAKGGDVSASVVNSGTDGYKLALSSKKAGNDGAFSLTGGAALGLGFLDFDRTSTAASNLAKRTAAPSDAQFTVNGVAITASSNKVTEALTGLELNLYKTGTATVTVTRDDDAVIKNVQAFVDGFNKIKSQIDSMYKQSSSQVTDADGKVIGTAVRLDSGARMIMQDLTAEMTVGLAGVSLESGLGYLSQAGIALQKDGSLKLDSEAFKKALNKDSTAVYKLFSNSNADGYADRLNDKLNKMLGPEGMVQVRTDSLNQQVTYEKQKQDQIQARLDMMQKRYMTQFSALDAALAKMKNQSSYMASMLG
- a CDS encoding flagellar protein FliT, with product MSRYSELTAQMLAVAQCEDWEAWLLLDEQRDPCFARLRESLQVDALDEQTRAILIETLQQNQQMETLVASRHHELSEMLQSLRQQQKISTVYR
- a CDS encoding flagellar hook-length control protein FliK, whose product is MISPLSQGLPGLQTGTSELAGNPLSAAQAIKLSREQGRLLLEASSTPARMPVLQGGETILAKISERLPDGRIAAQIKGEPFLLNVPQGATLQGEDLRLRVATTQPLAFLLLDADDLKPAPSPADTPSTKQSQALAQALQLAAGSEGVELETLTQPQGKLPAFQSGEWVMARVAERLPDGSAAVLVKNAAFTLKAPGDGQALRADPLMLRVRATEPVLSFTQVNLSQAAASDKSAPVSFSTASRYLSSLLASGNTVQGSTATAASASLANALPAAAQLEGKPLSDVIANRLAAGLAAMPAALRAHATQAALLPDPAQPAPAHETHLKATVEKSGVFYEAHQKAWVDGRLSLDELKQEPQARLATPLTTADASAAKHVVTPEAGHLVQRQLDTLEQHQFMYTGQAWPGQLVQWQIQPEQGGEREGNGQQEMRAWHTNLAMSLPALGGLAARLRLVGNQVQLTFDTDNPEAATLIEQYRQQLAGSMEAAGLALASLQVRHEASTG
- a CDS encoding EscU/YscU/HrcU family type III secretion system export apparatus switch protein produces the protein MKPVRADGRRSAVALKYKDGASAPTVVAKGYGQTAERIIEHAKDAGVFVHDSPELVNLLMQVDLDSHIPPELYRAVAEVLAFVYFLEQHAKGEKLDFAQWLAMRRPPPVAVAADNGAKQ
- the fliS gene encoding flagellar export chaperone FliS, which encodes MNRLALQQLNKAYQSDALEASVYGASPVGLIVMLYEGAISALRKAQGEIALNNYIAKGKLIGKGLDIINGLDTVLNLEKGGEVTANLRELYLYMKHRLGVANMKNDAEILGEVILLLEDLLGAWKQLDKMQGAGQRVGQV
- a CDS encoding flagellin, coding for MPIIVNSNIASLNAQRNLNQSNSALASSLQKLSSGLRVNSAKDDAAGLAVSEGLSSQIRGNSQGIRNAYDGISVAQTAESALGQVGNNLQRIREISVQAANGSISDDNRSQLQKEVDQLTQEVSRIVQTTNFNGTKLLTGGSGLTFQVGSSGSTDNQVTTSGVELSGISAYSGSLTATGTVNVSSSGSASAAIASMDAAIRTVTNTRATFGSIQNRFEAVIANTQAYVENLSASKSRIMDTDFASETASLTRNQILQQAGTAILGQANTVPQAALSLLR
- a CDS encoding flagellin, translated to MSIIVNSNIASLNAQRNLNMSNTALAGSLQKLSSGLRVNSAKDDAAGLAVAEGLTSQIRGNNQGVRNAYDGISVAQTAESALGQVGNNLQRIREVAVQAANGGVSDDNRSQLQKEVDQLTQEISRIVQTTNFNGTKLLTGGSGLTFQVGASGSADNQVATSGVEMSGIAGYSGSLTATGTVNVSSSGAASAAIASMDASIRTVTNTRATFGSVQNRFEAVIANMQAFTENLSASRSRIMDTDFAAETAQLTRNQILQQAGTSILGQANQVPQAAISLLRG
- a CDS encoding flagellar protein FlaG: MQIGSVTGGFQPLGLTAKQQVELPQQLSKDGEAAGTIKPETLKAVSGVKETEAKEQAKSKADQQVFSQSDLADAVKKLNDTVKLYKGDLQFTVDDDTQMQIVKVVDKSSKEVIRQIPSPEVIRIAKAIEDFRSILLHDEA
- a CDS encoding NAD(P)-dependent oxidoreductase, which translates into the protein MKVGYIGLGIMGRPCVSNLLRAGFEVAVWARRPETAASLIDDGAHWVPSVAELAAKVDVLITNVSDTADVAALLLGDDGVASAARPGLVCIDMSTISPIGARDIAANLATRGISFLDCPVSGGEVGAINGTLTIMVGGDAAALDKVRPVLAAMGKTITHIGASGAGQVAKACNQIAVGVGIAAVAEVMKLAQACGVDPAPVRQALLGGFAGSKVLDVHGQRMIDDNYAPGFKAKLHQKDMGIVLDTARELGIRLPEAERVAGLISQLVANGEGELDSSAIARLIWADNA
- a CDS encoding DUF2802 domain-containing protein, with amino-acid sequence MNTTDWLLFLIVVLQSGIVFWLWRRIDMMESERRVEASTFDHLQRQISALQRTVQEIPPAPRTDATVVPPPVRPQPRQQPLATTEGASPYNQAIELFKRGFSTADVAERCGISRSEAELILSLYRNSPTA